Genomic DNA from Magnolia sinica isolate HGM2019 chromosome 4, MsV1, whole genome shotgun sequence:
TTAATTCACATGGAGTGAGCACATTAGCCAATAATTGTTTGCTTTTTGTTCTTTCGGGGAGGGGCGGCTCAACATTTTTAGGGGCCTTAGTCAAGTCACAAAAATAAGGCTTTTTAGaaaatgaagttagaatttaatttagaaaaataacattagaatttaatttttttaagaacttaattagcaataaagtaggtaaTTGTGGTcgtaggttttaggagaagaatttattgagaatgatgctattattttgaaaagagacgatatagttggacgcagatttcctgcgaaagcctttcgcaggaagttcttgcgctgagaacttaggtggggcccactgtgatgtttgtgagaaatcttccctGTCCATCCGTATTGTGAGTTCAGTTTAGGATATTTTGCCAAAAacgaaccatatccaaagctcaaatgaaccgtACTAGAGGAAAATGTGGTCaaggaaattcctactgttgaaaccttcctgggttcaacagtgatgtttaagtgtcatccatactgttaataacgtcattcctattgggccAAAGCTCAAATGTTCGCGGAGCGAACGTCGTCCTTGCGCTTGTTGTCGATGTAGCTCTCCGTCTTGAACGGCTGGGTTTGGGAGACGGCCGGGGCTGCCATGGCGGGTGCTAACGTGCGCAGGGGAAATATGGGTTAGGGTTTTGGTGAGAGGGAGAGGTTTTGGGGAAAGAAGAAGAcggaaggagaaagagcttgAATTTTCGAGAAGGGGGAAGAAACCCTAACGAcaagaagcggattggttggtgtaccttacaccagctatatagttgttgtattgacgttagtAAGTTCTGTCGGTCTaaccatgaggcatgtgtatatgcaaaccgtccatccatttggcgaggtaataagatagatataactatcaagtgaaccacactataaaaagcaatgggggattgaacgtctaccattgaaatcctttctagggtaacagaagttttggatcaatattaaatttgtttttcctatttattcgggtctttgtgaccttatgaatagattggatagaaaattaatattatagtgggccctatgaattttttaacggtgagcattatttgtagtgtggttcaaATAATCTTTCCATATGATTCAGTTTAtagataatgttctaaaatgatatttaaaaatagatagacagtatagatgtaacaaatacatcactgtagggccacgtaactttgatctctttgaactgTTTGTAGAACTCGgacctcgaggagcgtcagtgcctgcagcagctatatagctgtgcgAGGTACACCAATCCGCTTCCCGAACGACAAGTGCTGCAGCGATTCGCGGGAGATGAGAGAGGTGAAAGTGAAACGCGGCGCACGTGTGCGAGAACTGAACATGTatcacttatcaggtgggccacaacttatgAGATGATTTGGTCCATTCATCCGATGGACTATCATTATAGGTTAAATATAGAACGTGGTTTATCGCACGCGTGTGGCCCAGCTCATGAGAGATTGGCCCGATCTATGGGCCAGGGCATGTTCGGCAGCACATTAGAGCCGCgattcacctcttcaatctctgtCTAAATACGAACCAAGACCACACGCAGCTCACACCTGCCATGTGATAATGAGTGTGATCCAAGCCTCTCATCAGGGGGGGCCTGACATATCGATTATCTGACCAAATGATCTGACCCATCTGCTAGCTGGCGAGTCACGTCCACCAAATGAAGACTaaaaatactctggcagagcctGATGGTTGATGCTTGTGCACTCAGAAACGGGCAACAGCCATCCTCTGTTGGCCGCGCCATGTTGGGTGTGTGatatccgtccatcaggtgagctcCTTGGTGCTAAAAAATTAGCCAGATCCGCAACTCAGGTGAGCACCAACAAAGGGTTCAATGGAAAAAATTACCACTGTAAACCCCACATTTTATCCAGAGTCTTTTATGAAGAATCCAAAACTTATCTTCCCAAATTAGACCTTacacgtacggacagagcatttgaggacgaaagtACACCTGCTTACcctacctatggctacggttataatccgtagctctAGGTCCACAGAAACGAAAAATCACTTtcgaaaagcaggggtattttcgtcctcaaatgctctgcccgtacgtgcaaggtctaatttgggaaggtaagttttggattcttcgtaaaagacgctggataaaaggtggggtctacgggAGTAATTTTCTCGGGAACAATGGGACGGGATGCAGACGGTAGTGTTTGAGTGTAGCgctaccatggtgtgtatctttcatcagaACCGTTCATCGGGTGTGACTCAACTTGATGAAGTGTAGGAAAAAaacagcctgatccaaaaatcaggtggaccacaacacccGAACTTCTAGGTTTTAGGGGCAATTTTTTATTGTCCACATTTCGTGTGGCCATCTGAGTCCTTAAGCAGGCTGAGCTTTTGTACGCACTGTGAATATAAGGCctctcacctgatgaacggggcGGATTTATTTTCACACATGCAAAATGGTTGTCTCACTGATGGACGGAGAGCATTCCACACAGACAACATGGTGGCCCTCACAGAGCTTGGTGTTTCACGCGCTGCGGAAAACGGGTGTTGCAGCGGATTAGAACAGTTCTCACCAAATGAAAGGACTTCACAAAGACAGCATGGTGGACCCACAGCTGAACCGGGCCCACGGTACTGCACGTAAAACAGGTGGTGTAGGCAATTCCAGTCCCTCAGAAAATGTATACGTGGCATATCGTGAGCCCTACTTACAATGACTGATAATCAACCATTTACAGTTACACTTAACTGATCAACCGACCGATCGATGCTCTGGATTCGACAAACGAAATGTCTTGTTCTAAGGTTGTTTACCGTTGGACGGTTTAAATTAAAAAGGGTCCCCTCCTCGATTGGAAGCGGttccattttattatttttatttttatatgcatTTCATGCGGTAATAAAAAGCCCCTCGGGTTTGATTTTTGGATGTCGAGCTGTTTTAGGTAGGTctgcacggaagcggattgcctgatgAGGTCGTCACCAGGCATATACCTGGTGACCAAACTCCAAGGGACCCACTGTGACTAGTGTGTTTCATCAATGTAGTCCATCCatatgccagctcattttaagacatgagacacaaaaaataaagtagatccaaagttcaaacgGATCacaacacccaaaaaaaaaaaaggatctgaatacaaagctcaagttaccacaccatagaaaacaatgggaattTCAACTCTCACCTTGAAGAACTTCGTGGCCACGGGAAGtatccatcaagctgatatttgtggtgtttTCCTATCATCAGGTCTGgtggaccttatgaagaggtagagctaggcatcaagtcgagtcagacCATGTTGGGGCCGGCCCAACTCAACCTGGTTTTGAAATAGATCTTATCTAgactcgacccgacttggtaTTGAGCCCAGCATGCCTGTCCCTATCCGAGTCCAAGTCTGGCCTGGACTATTCCAGACAGTCCAACCCAATCACAAGTACTGATTTGGCCGATCAAGTGCAATAGGGATTTGCAGGCTGAAATCACAAACCTGCCAAaattgcaacctctccatcaGCCACACggcatctcagatctgaaacGTCAAATTTGGGTATGAGTtaggtttcggatcaagttgagtcaGTACCAAGTTGGATTTCAGGTCGGTTCAAGTTATTGGGTGACCTAAACTCGACTCGGTATGAGTTCTGATTGGCCGAAGTCTACTCAGTTCGGATCAACTCACCTGCTCAGTTTGGGTAAAGTGCtgagaggttggatgacaaataaaacatcaaacAGGTAGGCATGATGACaataaaaacatcacagtgggaaagtttcaattgtttcctgtggtgttgtccacttgagctttggatctgcttcgtccgttttttgagatcatgccctaagcTTGCAAAACAGAGGATGAAGTTTGGTCACCAGGTATATCGAACCAGGCAATCCTCTTCTGGTCTGCTGCATGGCAGAGATAGCAGACCAGTTGAAAAGAACATCAATAGCCGATTTTCAACATGTGAGCCCCAGCTGTAGCATAGAGATTCAGTCAGATTAACTGATCATCAGCTCAATCCAAACTGCTCAAATCATGGGCCCAATGGTGACGAGGCATAAAACAAAACATTGGTCAGAGGAGAttttacatgtcaaatttcaactgCCGTCATTCTCCGTTCTTGTCCGATCAGTGAGATTTTAAACCATATGCCCGTCCAGAGTAGTGGGACCCATATGGGGCCTTTCTGTTGAATCGACCAAAAGCCATCAACCAAAAAGGCCCTACCAATCGACAATCTAGATAATCCGATagtgcagcaaggtgggccaatcTAACAGAGATGGAAGACATGCATGTACCTATTTGACACTGGACGGTATCAAGGAAAAGATCTTGAGACAAAACTGACAAAAATCCATCCTCTATCAAAACCTTCAAACAAAACCCACATCATGAATCTTCAGTCTTCAACGAGAAACAATCCCATCACAGATGGACAACCAAAGAATCTAAATAATGCAAATAGAAATCTCTGTACTCAAGAAAATTCCACTAGAACTAGGATCAAAACCCAAAATGCGGCTCATAAAAACCCAACTAAGACTAGGATCAAAACCCAAAATGCCACTCACACCTTAAGCCGTCCGTAGAACTTAGCCTTCTCCTGTGTGGTCTGGAAACGGCCATGGCCGAACTTGGATGATGTGTCGatgaacttgagcttgatctcCTCCAAGGCCAGGCGAGATGTCTGCTTCAGCAGCGACTGCCTCAAGGTGACCACACGCTTCTTCGGGCCGACACAGCAGCCCTTGATCAGCACATAATCGTCCTTGACCTGGCCGTAATGGGGGAAGCCACCCATGGGCGTTATGTCCTTCTCAGTCCTAGCACGAAAAGATAAATGGAAATTCCAGCATTTCATTACATGAACCAATAACGTATTCACAAAGGGATTTAAAATTTTTAGTTACTATGCCAACAAGTAGAGTAGAAGATTCGGGTAGCTGTAATTAAAAATCAACAATGTGGGGAAAGTACAAGGCCCTTTTGGAAAGTGCATCTCCACAAATATTCATGCTTGCAGGACTGTTTGCCATGCATCACCAAACGCAAATATTAAAACAATATGCTGATTTCATCTTCTCATCCTATGCAGGATATGACGTCGGGCATACCAAGAAGCATGAAACAAATGCAGGAAATGCAGGAAACGGGAAGCAAGAAACATTGGCTTTGGCAGTGGAAACTATTTTCCCACTAATTAAGGTATTTTTAAGACAAGCCCCGCTCAAAATCCCACGAGCATTCCCCAAACTATAAAGAGAGCAGAGATGTATGAGCAAATATCTATAGAACTGTTCTGTTATGGAGTTCTGATGTCTACAGGTAAATCACAAAGGCATTGGGAAGtttagaaagaaataaaagaaatagaagaaaggaattacatcatcaacaatttctattTTCAATTTGTTTGGCCATTCAAACAAAGGACAGAAACATTAGAAACCAACCCAAAAGGACAAAGCACGTGCAATAAAGATTCAATGGGCCATATGAACTGCAAAAAAAACAAGGGGGGTGGGGGGTTCTAACCTGTCAAATTCTGTAATGGCCGAATGAGACTCTTGCCCAGTCTTTCCAAGCTTGTAAATCTTCTTGTTCATCTCTGTGCGGTGGTGGTACCCATTCTGCCCAGCCCTAGCAACCGTGAACGAAACCCTAGCCGGATGCCAGGCCCCAATACAGGCTACCTTTCGCAGACCTCGGTGAGTCTTGCGGGGAAGACGAGTGACACCCCATCGGGTCACCACACCTTCATAACCCTTGCCCTTGGTCACACCAATAATGTCAATCATCTCGTCCTTCTGGAAAACGGCATCCACAGGGATCTGCTTCTCAAAAAAGCCATATGCAAAATCAACCTTCTGAGCAACTGTCCCGCCATTCACCTGGatctccatcaggtgggccttctTCTGTTTCAGCCCCTTAATCTTTTTAATCTACAAAAGAGAAATCCAGGATATCTTGCTCATGTCAAATACGGGAGGGAAAAAAAACAGATGCTCAAGCTAATTCCTGAACAAACCATATCAAATGCTATACGCGCAAGATGACACATGTACCAGCATGGCACATGtgtgcgagatccaatccatccatcaggttggtcgaGGTTCGACCTTGAACACATTTTCCCAAAACTATCCGATCCACTCAGGGAGTAGACCAGAGTATTGGAAACAGGCGAATGTGTAAGAAAATATACTTCAGCCAATTATCTTGGAGTGGTACATTTGTTTTGCTAACTCTAGCAGACCTGACCATGATCAACCTGATACTTGGACTTGGGCATCAATAAAGTGCCGTTCtaatgggtggattggatctcagatCTATCATGCTGGCATGTGGCATGCACATGAGCTTTACTGCATAATCGCGTACAATCCTGCATGATGATGGTCCACAAAATGAAATTCACCTGGCTGTGAACC
This window encodes:
- the LOC131242811 gene encoding large ribosomal subunit protein uL3-like — translated: MSHRKFEHPRHGSLGFLPRKRASRHRGKVKSFPRDDPSKPCRLTAFLGYKAGMTHIVREVEKPGSKLHKKETCEAVTVIETPPMIVVGVVGYVKTPRGLRSLNTVWAQHLNEEVKRRFYKNWCKSKRKAFTKYSKKYETEDGKKDIQAQLEKLKKYSSVIRVLAHTQIKKIKGLKQKKAHLMEIQVNGGTVAQKVDFAYGFFEKQIPVDAVFQKDEMIDIIGVTKGKGYEGVVTRWGVTRLPRKTHRGLRKVACIGAWHPARVSFTVARAGQNGYHHRTEMNKKIYKLGKTGQESHSAITEFDRTEKDITPMGGFPHYGQVKDDYVLIKGCCVGPKKRVVTLRQSLLKQTSRLALEEIKLKFIDTSSKFGHGRFQTTQEKAKFYGRLKV